A region from the Spirochaetaceae bacterium genome encodes:
- a CDS encoding metallophosphoesterase: MRLLCIADKVAPVLYSPEVKNYKVDAVLAAGDLDMDYYEYIVTVLGKPLYFVFGNHNLTAWPFFKESNIQEQLAGYGSQCIEDKVINLNKGQLLIAGLGGSKLYNGGLSQYTEGQMLWRIVRLIPRLVFNKIKYGRYLDILLSHAPPYRLGDDIDPCHEGFKIFRWFLKKFKPTYQLHGHIHLDDINLPRVRRYEKSALINCYNYFILEYKTP; encoded by the coding sequence ATGCGTTTGCTGTGTATTGCCGATAAAGTAGCCCCCGTGCTTTATTCGCCCGAAGTTAAAAATTATAAGGTAGATGCCGTGCTGGCTGCCGGCGACCTTGATATGGATTATTACGAATACATTGTAACGGTATTGGGCAAACCTCTTTATTTTGTGTTTGGCAACCACAATTTAACGGCTTGGCCTTTTTTTAAAGAAAGCAATATACAAGAGCAGCTGGCCGGTTACGGCAGCCAGTGTATAGAAGATAAGGTGATTAACCTTAACAAAGGGCAGCTTTTAATAGCCGGTTTAGGCGGCAGCAAGCTGTATAACGGCGGTTTAAGCCAATATACCGAAGGCCAAATGCTATGGCGTATTGTGCGGCTTATCCCGCGTTTAGTTTTTAATAAAATTAAATATGGCCGCTACCTCGATATTTTACTTAGCCACGCTCCGCCTTACCGGCTTGGCGATGACATCGACCCTTGCCACGAAGGCTTTAAAATATTTAGGTGGTTTTTAAAAAAATTTAAACCAACTTACCAGCTGCATGGCCATATCCATCTTGATGACATTAATTTACCGCGGGTGCGCCGCTACGAAAAAAGCGCTCTTATTAATTGCTACAACTATTTTATTTTAGAGTACAAAACACCAT